One genomic segment of Centroberyx gerrardi isolate f3 chromosome 4, fCenGer3.hap1.cur.20231027, whole genome shotgun sequence includes these proteins:
- the rlig1 gene encoding RNA ligase 1 isoform X2 — MRRLGSVQQKIPCIFLTEVKEEQSRKRECQQFQVVATENVNPVALESNIDCALATEKLDGTCCYVTVYKGQPYLWARLDRKPSKQADKRFKKYQHSHKSCKGFTWNVEEDFKTVPEAWIPAHRVKHHNGNPVPDEHGHIPGWVPVERENKQYCWHSSVVEYDAGLALVLRPSAEDEDTLEIAAVPLAELLEQTLELIGTNVNGNPYGLGSKKQPVHALVSHGSVRIRNPPPADFQQLCAWLQESPEGRVEGIVWHCNNGTLVKVHRHHLGLGWPDGETLLGSRPVVVHVDGTVDEYDIDSRDLFTSFSRLNGRRFSRLRDVLFDP; from the exons ATGCGACGCCTCGGCTCGGTTCAGCAGAAAATACCGTGCATCTTCCTGACGGAGGTGAAGGAAGAACAGTCCAGAAAGCGTGAATGCCAG CAATTTCAGGTTGTCGCCACTGAAAATGTGAATCCTGTCGCTCTGGAATCTAATATTGACTGTGCGCTGGCCACAGAGAAACTGGATGGCACCTGCTGTTACGTTACGGTTTATAAAG GGCAGCCGTACCTGTGGGCTCGCCTGGACAGGAAGCCCAGCAAGCAGGCGGACAAGAGGTTCAAAAAGTACCAGCATTCACACAAGAGCTGTAAAg GGTTCACGTGGAACGTAGAGGAGGATTTTAAGACGGTGCCGGAGGCCTGGATCCCAGCCCACAGGGTCAAACATCACAACGGCAATCCGGTTCCCGATGAACACGGACACATTCCAG GCTGGGTCCCAGTGGAGAGGGAAAACAAGCAGTACTGTTGGCACTCCTCTGTGGTGGAGTACGACGCCGGCCTGGCTCTCGTTCTGAGGCCGAGCGCTGAGGATGAAGACACGCTGGAAATCGCAGCGGTCCCGCTGGCTGAACTGCTGGAGCAAACGCTGGAGCTCATCGGAACCAACGTCAATGGGAACCCGTATG GCCTGGGGAGTAAGAAGCAGCCCGTCCACGCCCTGGTGTCACACGGCAGCGTGCGGATCAGAAACCCTCCACCGGCCGACTTCCAGCAGCTGTGTGCCTGGCTGCAGGAGAGTCCGGAGGGCCGGGTGGAGGGCATCGTCTGGCACTGCAACAACGGCACTCTGGTTAAG gTTCATCGTCACCACCTGGGGCTGGGGTGGCCGGACGGGGAAACCCTCCTGGGCTCCAGGCCGGTGGTCGTTCACGTCGACGGGACGGTCGACGAGTACGACATCGACAGCAGGGACTTGTTCACATCCTTCTCCAGACTGAACGGACGCCGCTTCAGCCGGCTGCGGGACGTCCTGTTCGACCCGTAA
- the rlig1 gene encoding RNA ligase 1 isoform X1 produces MRRLGSVQQKIPCIFLTEVKEEQSRKRECQQFQVVATENVNPVALESNIDCALATEKLDGTCCYVTVYKGQPYLWARLDRKPSKQADKRFKKYQHSHKSCKGFTWNVEEDFKTVPEAWIPAHRVKHHNGNPVPDEHGHIPEILTGPCACAGWVPVERENKQYCWHSSVVEYDAGLALVLRPSAEDEDTLEIAAVPLAELLEQTLELIGTNVNGNPYGLGSKKQPVHALVSHGSVRIRNPPPADFQQLCAWLQESPEGRVEGIVWHCNNGTLVKVHRHHLGLGWPDGETLLGSRPVVVHVDGTVDEYDIDSRDLFTSFSRLNGRRFSRLRDVLFDP; encoded by the exons ATGCGACGCCTCGGCTCGGTTCAGCAGAAAATACCGTGCATCTTCCTGACGGAGGTGAAGGAAGAACAGTCCAGAAAGCGTGAATGCCAG CAATTTCAGGTTGTCGCCACTGAAAATGTGAATCCTGTCGCTCTGGAATCTAATATTGACTGTGCGCTGGCCACAGAGAAACTGGATGGCACCTGCTGTTACGTTACGGTTTATAAAG GGCAGCCGTACCTGTGGGCTCGCCTGGACAGGAAGCCCAGCAAGCAGGCGGACAAGAGGTTCAAAAAGTACCAGCATTCACACAAGAGCTGTAAAg GGTTCACGTGGAACGTAGAGGAGGATTTTAAGACGGTGCCGGAGGCCTGGATCCCAGCCCACAGGGTCAAACATCACAACGGCAATCCGGTTCCCGATGAACACGGACACATTCCAG AGATACTGACTGGTCCTTGTGCCTGTGCAGGCTGGGTCCCAGTGGAGAGGGAAAACAAGCAGTACTGTTGGCACTCCTCTGTGGTGGAGTACGACGCCGGCCTGGCTCTCGTTCTGAGGCCGAGCGCTGAGGATGAAGACACGCTGGAAATCGCAGCGGTCCCGCTGGCTGAACTGCTGGAGCAAACGCTGGAGCTCATCGGAACCAACGTCAATGGGAACCCGTATG GCCTGGGGAGTAAGAAGCAGCCCGTCCACGCCCTGGTGTCACACGGCAGCGTGCGGATCAGAAACCCTCCACCGGCCGACTTCCAGCAGCTGTGTGCCTGGCTGCAGGAGAGTCCGGAGGGCCGGGTGGAGGGCATCGTCTGGCACTGCAACAACGGCACTCTGGTTAAG gTTCATCGTCACCACCTGGGGCTGGGGTGGCCGGACGGGGAAACCCTCCTGGGCTCCAGGCCGGTGGTCGTTCACGTCGACGGGACGGTCGACGAGTACGACATCGACAGCAGGGACTTGTTCACATCCTTCTCCAGACTGAACGGACGCCGCTTCAGCCGGCTGCGGGACGTCCTGTTCGACCCGTAA
- the LOC139916132 gene encoding nuclear receptor-interacting protein 3-like: MFRAEKRSDAEVLDAAAVRQQRRLKQAVQFLHKDSADLLPLDGLKKLGTSKEGPHLILQKRLLEAKLTRGRLNMCGVTPNHSGVFLSRSHLRSHEEEEEEEEDLIYVPCKCSGQEARLLIDTGCKLNLMSSLTVERLGLNEMVDVNKTETDGFPFQRRLWINGHIEELGLTIGQLRMKCSFAIVESNRPLMSLGNKTLKSLKCVIDTENQMLVFGRTVREQVQFAKTPFSESSSDFRNL, encoded by the exons ATGTTTCGGGCGGAGAAGCGGAGCGACGCGGAGGTCCTGGACGCTGCGGCGGTCAGACAGCAGCGGAGGCTGAAGCAGGCGGTCCAGTTCCTCCACAAGGACTCGGCTGACCTGCTGCCTCTGGACGGACTCAAAAAGCTTGGGACATCTAAAGAGGGG CCACACCTTATCCTCCAGAAGCGGCTGCTGGAAGCCAAGCTGACTCGGGGCAGGCTGAACATGTGCGGGGTAACACCAAACCACAGCGGGGTCTTTCTGAGCCGCAGCCATTTAAGATcacatgaggaagaggaggaagaggaggaagacttAATCTATGTGCCGTGTAag tgttcGGGACAGGAAGCGAGGCTGCTGATCGACACAGGCTGCAAACTGAACCTGATGTCCTCCCTGACTGTGGAGAGATTAGG TTTGAATGAAATGGTCGACGTGAACAAAACGGAGACGGACGGCTTTCCGTTTCAGCGGAGGCTCTGGATCAACGGCCACATCGAGGAACTGGGCCTGACCATCGGGCAACTCAGGATGAAGTGCTCCTTTGCCATCGTGG AAAGCAACAGGCCGCTGATGTCCCTGGGCAACAAGACATTAAAGTCACTCAAG TGTGTAATTGACACGGAGAATCAGATGTTGGTGTTTGGGAGGACAGTGAGGGAGCAGGTCCAGTTTGCCAAAACGCCGTTCAGTGAAAG tTCTTCTGACTTCAGAAACCTGTGA
- the rlig1 gene encoding RNA ligase 1 isoform X3, giving the protein MAPAVTLRFIKPYLWARLDRKPSKQADKRFKKYQHSHKSCKGFTWNVEEDFKTVPEAWIPAHRVKHHNGNPVPDEHGHIPEILTGPCACAGWVPVERENKQYCWHSSVVEYDAGLALVLRPSAEDEDTLEIAAVPLAELLEQTLELIGTNVNGNPYGLGSKKQPVHALVSHGSVRIRNPPPADFQQLCAWLQESPEGRVEGIVWHCNNGTLVKVHRHHLGLGWPDGETLLGSRPVVVHVDGTVDEYDIDSRDLFTSFSRLNGRRFSRLRDVLFDP; this is encoded by the exons ATGGCACCTGCTGTTACGTTACGGTTTATAAAG CCGTACCTGTGGGCTCGCCTGGACAGGAAGCCCAGCAAGCAGGCGGACAAGAGGTTCAAAAAGTACCAGCATTCACACAAGAGCTGTAAAg GGTTCACGTGGAACGTAGAGGAGGATTTTAAGACGGTGCCGGAGGCCTGGATCCCAGCCCACAGGGTCAAACATCACAACGGCAATCCGGTTCCCGATGAACACGGACACATTCCAG AGATACTGACTGGTCCTTGTGCCTGTGCAGGCTGGGTCCCAGTGGAGAGGGAAAACAAGCAGTACTGTTGGCACTCCTCTGTGGTGGAGTACGACGCCGGCCTGGCTCTCGTTCTGAGGCCGAGCGCTGAGGATGAAGACACGCTGGAAATCGCAGCGGTCCCGCTGGCTGAACTGCTGGAGCAAACGCTGGAGCTCATCGGAACCAACGTCAATGGGAACCCGTATG GCCTGGGGAGTAAGAAGCAGCCCGTCCACGCCCTGGTGTCACACGGCAGCGTGCGGATCAGAAACCCTCCACCGGCCGACTTCCAGCAGCTGTGTGCCTGGCTGCAGGAGAGTCCGGAGGGCCGGGTGGAGGGCATCGTCTGGCACTGCAACAACGGCACTCTGGTTAAG gTTCATCGTCACCACCTGGGGCTGGGGTGGCCGGACGGGGAAACCCTCCTGGGCTCCAGGCCGGTGGTCGTTCACGTCGACGGGACGGTCGACGAGTACGACATCGACAGCAGGGACTTGTTCACATCCTTCTCCAGACTGAACGGACGCCGCTTCAGCCGGCTGCGGGACGTCCTGTTCGACCCGTAA